Proteins encoded in a region of the Deefgea piscis genome:
- a CDS encoding ATP-binding hybrid sensor histidine kinase/response regulator, whose amino-acid sequence MKQNILALENALELLEHLSVYHADGNFHGAITLANLRFNGDRLVGLIAPPASRSELISIEDLCFASPEQAGRMWDKVSPRSDLYSVGCLLYTWLNDSPPFVANDLLALVHAHLALPPATMPNAQHIPPILRRIVLKLLEKPTMGRYASVAGLSADLRECLQRMQSGVVEDFLLGTHDESGRFIISNKLYGRDADVAQLQQLFEQACQGKGVLCTIGGYSGIGKTTLVRSLRTAVAASRGAMVEGKHDQFRRQVPYSALIETFTALLRRILSGDRAHLARWGEALRDALGENSAVIAELIPDITRIIGPQAKPCVLEGPAGQHRFNMAFTALLKAFAHANHPLVLFLDDVQWADFASLALIQSCLSEGNVGYLLVLCAYRDNEVDEQHPLALMFAELKKKGVAIQTVSVGPLATVHLAELVCDSFPGLDDLPLFYDMLMRKTQGNPFFLRQFLQELYDEKILSFHPQRRWWVWSKERALALTHTENVIDLMVRRIRRLPPETRNILNMAASIGNRFDLATLSMIGELDQAMILTMLAPALQEEIVLPITDGKDKHEFKFLHDRVQQGAYVLESDEYTNQLHLRIGRLMLERMLASDIEPKLFEIVDHLNAAQHLISLPDERLQLADLNFQAGLKARQAMAYQAALNYLETGIALLGDAFSANNFELSFALYLNAAQVFELAGSFERFADYIQLLEQYAQTPLEQVELYFLRIAHLNHDSRLAEINELGREALALFGIDIPPLDDAAALMKRYQQELEQFEATMRTQSYSSLDDVPVSDDAAHDAILKVLSQVSEPAIFVNFPFFSVIAIIGVNRSIRYGYTRVSPMFFTLLGIALIAHHRRYQDACKIAEVGIRLLNSNSKTYDLYGYERCLAYHGWNITHWAEPAQRAVPLLNEGYSVALRAHDPLYGGYMLVGIPWVSLFLCRDVTDLQSTAQRTLNFCTSNELPFVSSLSLPFAATAAALHGDTAGLGVLDHSDFSEAAFIEAWQAVPITIAGLNICRMMLYTLEGRFDDAIRLYASVQTAWPATYLLSLHHPFWHGVALAGKARAAESNSRAELLSELRTIEAFYQSVYVAGCAENVEDKLFFLRALLADLDGEEEQAVSLCQQAIHSAQHHCFLLNLGFFNETLAQMHQRRRNAAAATLALEQAVQAYIECQALALAHRVKSRLSPKIELTRVTSTVSNEFGLDAIDVLAILRAVQTISSESKLDGLLSRLLKIILESSGAEQGCIVLDLDNRLSIEESAGSMQADTGLVESVIRLVNNTREAIVLEDASQALEFADDPQIHARKIKSLLCMPIGRQGKTQRVLYLEHGSVEGVFSVKRFQAISWLAAQAAISIENLTAYAELDAYKNHLEALVEERTGELEIAKDAAEEATRAKSDFLANMSHEIRTPMNAIIGMSHLALELPLDTKARNYVGKVNKAAENLLGIINDILDFSKIEAGKLDMELADFGLEDVLDHLANLVADKASDKGLELLFEVPMDLPMSLVGDSLRLGQILVNLGNNAVKFTEKGQIVVGVEKISADSELIELHFWVRDSGIGMSAAQCDKLFQSFSQADSSTSRKYGGTGLGLAISKKLVELMNGRIWVESQEGVGTTFHFHAFFGLQASQKVPKRMFLAEELSGLRVLIADDNPTAREILARMVGSFGMQIDQVSNGHLAIGMIANSMSGGQPYHLVLMDYKMPMLDGLQCIVQLQSAFASGLPPMILISAYGQDVTAMAEQCGARVRGVMSKPVSRSSLLEVIGLALDKGQLAETRLEQRAETQSEAMLKLHGARVLLVEDNELNQELAIALLEKAGIEVRLAENGQIALDILAEQSDFDGILMDCQMPILDGYATTKIIRNQPAWAHLPIIAMTANAMAGDRDKVLAAGMNDHIAKPLNIGEMFATIARWISPQKNRLLADPAGVDDTAVPTATEPQRTIYDLPGIDAVSGLACCMSDEGLYMKLLLLFSNSISQFATDFTAAQAASDPNAAMRCAHSLKGMAVNLGARQIQQLAGELEKACLEKQSGEEIAAQLAIVVDALQPVLVGLRQLQATQQERELIR is encoded by the coding sequence ATGAAGCAGAATATTTTGGCGCTTGAAAATGCGCTTGAGTTACTCGAGCATCTGAGTGTTTATCATGCCGATGGAAATTTTCATGGTGCGATTACTTTGGCGAATTTGCGCTTTAATGGCGATCGTTTAGTCGGTTTGATTGCGCCGCCAGCCTCGCGATCAGAGCTAATTAGTATTGAGGATTTATGTTTTGCATCGCCAGAGCAGGCTGGGCGGATGTGGGATAAAGTCAGTCCGCGCAGTGATTTATATTCAGTGGGTTGTTTGCTGTATACCTGGCTTAATGATTCCCCGCCCTTTGTTGCAAATGATTTACTGGCTTTGGTGCATGCCCATTTGGCGCTACCACCGGCAACCATGCCGAATGCTCAGCATATACCGCCAATATTGCGCCGTATTGTGCTCAAGTTGCTTGAAAAACCAACGATGGGGCGTTATGCCTCTGTTGCTGGATTAAGTGCAGATTTACGAGAGTGTTTGCAGCGTATGCAATCGGGGGTGGTTGAGGATTTTTTGCTGGGTACGCACGATGAATCTGGGCGTTTTATTATTTCCAATAAGTTATATGGACGTGATGCGGATGTGGCGCAGCTTCAGCAACTTTTTGAGCAAGCCTGCCAAGGCAAGGGGGTGTTGTGCACCATTGGCGGCTACTCGGGGATTGGTAAAACCACCTTGGTTCGTAGCTTGCGGACTGCTGTTGCTGCATCGCGCGGTGCTATGGTTGAAGGGAAACATGATCAATTTCGTCGGCAGGTGCCTTATTCCGCGTTAATTGAAACGTTTACCGCTTTACTGCGGCGAATTTTATCGGGAGATCGCGCACATTTAGCACGATGGGGTGAGGCTTTACGTGATGCGCTGGGTGAAAATAGCGCCGTGATTGCTGAGCTCATCCCCGATATTACGCGAATTATTGGTCCACAAGCCAAGCCCTGTGTATTGGAGGGACCTGCTGGTCAGCATCGCTTTAATATGGCATTTACCGCGCTATTAAAGGCATTTGCGCATGCAAATCATCCCTTGGTATTGTTTTTAGATGACGTGCAATGGGCTGATTTTGCCTCCTTAGCTTTAATTCAAAGCTGTCTATCTGAAGGCAATGTTGGTTATTTATTGGTCTTGTGTGCTTATCGCGATAACGAGGTCGATGAGCAGCATCCACTCGCTTTGATGTTTGCAGAGCTTAAAAAGAAAGGCGTGGCGATTCAAACCGTGAGCGTAGGACCTCTTGCTACGGTGCATTTGGCTGAGTTGGTTTGTGATAGTTTTCCTGGCCTAGATGATTTGCCATTGTTTTACGATATGTTAATGCGCAAAACGCAAGGTAATCCGTTCTTTTTACGGCAGTTTTTGCAGGAATTGTATGATGAAAAAATCTTATCATTTCATCCGCAGCGCCGTTGGTGGGTTTGGTCGAAAGAGCGCGCCTTAGCACTCACACACACTGAAAATGTCATTGATTTAATGGTTCGCCGTATTCGGCGTCTACCGCCAGAAACCCGCAATATCTTGAACATGGCGGCGAGTATTGGGAACCGATTTGATTTGGCAACGTTGTCCATGATTGGAGAACTCGATCAGGCGATGATTCTGACGATGTTGGCGCCAGCGTTGCAAGAAGAAATTGTTCTGCCGATTACCGATGGCAAAGATAAGCATGAATTTAAGTTTTTGCATGATCGAGTACAGCAAGGCGCTTATGTTTTAGAGTCAGATGAATACACCAACCAGCTGCATTTGCGGATTGGCCGTTTGATGCTCGAGCGGATGTTGGCGAGTGATATTGAACCTAAATTATTTGAAATTGTTGATCACCTTAATGCCGCACAGCATTTAATTAGTTTGCCCGATGAGCGTTTGCAGCTGGCAGATTTAAATTTCCAGGCTGGGCTTAAAGCTAGGCAAGCCATGGCTTATCAGGCTGCGCTTAATTATTTAGAAACGGGCATTGCTTTGCTGGGTGATGCGTTTTCGGCAAATAATTTTGAATTGTCATTTGCGTTGTATTTAAATGCGGCTCAAGTTTTTGAGCTGGCAGGGTCATTTGAGCGGTTTGCTGATTATATTCAATTGCTTGAGCAATATGCTCAAACTCCTTTGGAGCAAGTCGAGCTGTATTTCTTGCGCATTGCTCATTTAAATCACGATAGCCGCTTAGCAGAAATCAATGAGCTTGGTCGAGAAGCCTTGGCTTTATTTGGCATTGATATTCCGCCGCTCGATGATGCTGCGGCATTAATGAAAAGGTATCAGCAAGAGCTTGAGCAATTTGAAGCGACGATGCGTACGCAATCTTATTCATCACTTGATGATGTGCCGGTCAGTGATGATGCGGCGCATGATGCGATACTTAAAGTGTTATCGCAGGTTTCTGAACCCGCTATTTTTGTGAATTTCCCGTTCTTTTCGGTGATCGCGATTATTGGTGTTAATCGCTCAATACGCTATGGCTATACGCGGGTTTCACCGATGTTTTTTACTTTGCTGGGTATTGCATTAATTGCGCATCATCGCCGATACCAAGATGCCTGCAAAATTGCCGAAGTGGGCATTCGCTTACTCAATAGCAATAGTAAAACCTATGATTTGTATGGTTATGAGCGCTGCTTAGCCTATCACGGTTGGAATATTACGCATTGGGCCGAACCTGCTCAGCGAGCGGTTCCGCTGCTTAATGAAGGTTATAGCGTTGCATTACGTGCGCATGATCCGCTGTATGGTGGCTACATGCTGGTTGGCATACCTTGGGTTAGTTTGTTTTTATGCCGAGACGTGACAGATTTACAATCCACCGCCCAGCGAACACTTAATTTTTGTACCAGCAATGAGCTGCCTTTTGTGAGTAGCTTAAGCTTACCATTTGCTGCAACAGCGGCTGCTTTACATGGTGATACCGCGGGTTTAGGTGTCTTGGATCATAGTGATTTTTCGGAAGCGGCGTTTATTGAAGCATGGCAGGCGGTGCCCATTACCATCGCCGGCCTAAATATTTGTCGCATGATGCTGTATACCCTTGAGGGGCGCTTCGATGATGCGATTCGTTTATATGCCAGCGTGCAAACGGCGTGGCCGGCGACCTATTTATTGAGTTTGCACCATCCGTTTTGGCATGGTGTGGCGTTGGCAGGCAAGGCTAGAGCCGCTGAATCAAATAGTCGGGCAGAGTTGCTGTCTGAATTAAGGACTATTGAAGCCTTTTATCAGTCAGTCTATGTTGCCGGCTGCGCTGAAAATGTTGAAGATAAATTGTTTTTCTTGCGTGCATTATTGGCAGATTTAGATGGCGAAGAAGAGCAAGCCGTGTCGCTATGTCAGCAAGCCATTCACAGTGCACAGCATCATTGCTTTTTGCTGAATCTGGGCTTTTTCAATGAAACATTGGCGCAAATGCACCAGCGTCGGCGCAATGCTGCCGCTGCGACATTAGCTCTCGAGCAAGCGGTACAAGCTTATATTGAGTGCCAAGCTTTGGCATTAGCGCACAGAGTGAAATCTCGCTTGTCGCCAAAAATTGAATTAACGAGAGTCACTAGTACGGTGAGCAATGAATTTGGCTTGGACGCCATTGATGTCTTGGCTATTTTACGCGCAGTGCAGACCATCTCGAGTGAAAGCAAACTCGATGGCTTGTTGTCTCGGTTGTTAAAAATCATTTTGGAATCATCCGGCGCTGAACAAGGTTGCATTGTTTTAGATTTAGACAATCGCTTGTCTATCGAAGAATCTGCTGGCTCTATGCAGGCCGATACGGGCTTGGTCGAGTCGGTGATTCGCTTGGTTAACAACACACGTGAGGCGATTGTTTTAGAAGACGCCAGCCAAGCACTTGAGTTTGCCGATGATCCGCAGATTCATGCCCGAAAAATAAAATCTTTGCTTTGTATGCCGATTGGCCGGCAAGGGAAAACGCAGCGCGTCTTGTATTTAGAGCACGGCTCGGTTGAAGGCGTCTTCTCGGTGAAGCGCTTTCAAGCCATTAGCTGGTTGGCGGCGCAAGCCGCAATTTCGATTGAAAATCTAACCGCGTATGCAGAATTAGATGCGTATAAAAACCACCTAGAAGCCTTGGTTGAAGAACGTACCGGTGAGCTAGAAATTGCCAAAGATGCTGCCGAAGAAGCTACTCGCGCTAAAAGTGATTTTTTGGCCAATATGAGCCACGAAATTCGCACCCCAATGAATGCCATTATCGGCATGTCACATTTGGCTTTAGAGCTGCCGCTCGATACCAAGGCGCGTAATTACGTGGGTAAAGTGAATAAAGCGGCAGAAAATCTACTGGGCATTATTAATGATATTTTAGATTTTTCCAAAATCGAAGCGGGCAAGCTCGATATGGAATTGGCCGATTTTGGTTTAGAGGATGTATTAGACCATTTGGCTAATTTAGTGGCCGATAAGGCATCAGACAAAGGGCTGGAGTTGTTGTTTGAAGTGCCGATGGATTTGCCCATGTCCTTAGTGGGTGATTCATTACGGCTAGGGCAGATTTTAGTGAACTTGGGCAATAATGCGGTTAAGTTTACCGAAAAAGGGCAAATTGTCGTTGGCGTTGAAAAAATTAGCGCCGACAGTGAATTAATTGAACTGCATTTTTGGGTGCGCGATTCGGGTATCGGCATGAGTGCCGCTCAGTGCGACAAATTATTTCAATCGTTTAGTCAGGCCGATAGTTCAACCAGCCGAAAATATGGCGGTACGGGCTTGGGCTTGGCGATTTCCAAAAAACTGGTTGAATTAATGAATGGCCGGATCTGGGTAGAAAGCCAAGAAGGTGTCGGAACCACGTTTCACTTTCATGCCTTCTTTGGTCTACAAGCGAGCCAAAAAGTCCCTAAACGGATGTTTCTCGCCGAAGAATTATCTGGTTTACGCGTGTTAATTGCCGATGACAACCCCACTGCCAGAGAAATTTTAGCGCGTATGGTCGGTAGTTTTGGCATGCAAATTGATCAGGTGAGTAATGGGCATTTGGCGATAGGCATGATTGCCAACTCAATGAGTGGCGGTCAGCCTTATCATTTAGTGCTGATGGATTATAAGATGCCGATGCTCGATGGCTTGCAATGTATTGTGCAACTGCAATCGGCGTTTGCTAGCGGCTTGCCCCCGATGATTTTAATCTCTGCCTATGGCCAAGATGTGACTGCAATGGCCGAGCAGTGTGGGGCCCGAGTGCGCGGTGTAATGAGTAAGCCAGTATCAAGGTCATCTTTATTAGAGGTCATTGGTTTGGCTTTAGATAAAGGGCAGCTGGCTGAAACGCGCCTTGAGCAAAGAGCCGAAACACAAAGTGAGGCGATGCTAAAACTGCATGGCGCTCGGGTTTTATTGGTTGAAGACAATGAACTCAATCAAGAGCTGGCTATTGCGCTACTAGAAAAAGCCGGTATCGAGGTGCGCTTGGCAGAAAATGGTCAAATTGCTTTGGATATTTTGGCCGAACAGTCTGACTTTGATGGAATTTTAATGGATTGCCAAATGCCGATACTGGATGGCTACGCCACCACTAAAATCATTCGCAATCAACCCGCATGGGCGCATTTGCCGATTATTGCCATGACAGCCAATGCGATGGCGGGGGATCGCGACAAAGTGTTGGCCGCCGGAATGAATGACCATATTGCGAAACCACTCAATATTGGTGAAATGTTCGCAACCATTGCGCGCTGGATCAGTCCGCAAAAAAATCGCTTATTAGCAGATCCTGCCGGCGTGGACGACACTGCTGTTCCTACAGCAACTGAGCCACAACGCACCATTTATGATTTGCCTGGGATTGATGCGGTCAGTGGTTTGGCGTGTTGCATGTCCGATGAGGGCTTGTATATGAAGCTATTGCTGTTGTTTTCAAATAGCATTAGTCAATTTGCCACTGATTTTACGGCAGCTCAGGCTGCGAGCGATCCGAATGCGGCAATGCGCTGTGCCCACTCATTAAAAGGCATGGCCGTTAATTTAGGGGCTCGGCAGATTCAACAATTAGCGGGCGAGCTAGAGAAGGCCTGCCTTGAGAAACAGTCGGGAGAAGAGATCGCCGCGCAGTTAGCCATTGTGGTTGATGCTTTGCAACCGGTACTGGTCGGTTTGCGGCAATTACAGGCTACGCAGCAAGAGCGTGAGTTGATTCGCTAA
- the arsJ gene encoding organoarsenical effux MFS transporter ArsJ, with the protein MLSSLSPAIRQYLIITGNYWTFTLTDGALRMLVVLHFHQLGFSPLNIALLFLFYELFGVVTNLVGGWLGARIGLNKTMNIGLGLQVIALLALTVPTAMLTVPWVMAAQALSGIAKDLNKMSAKSSIKTLVPAGAEGKLFQWVAVLTGSKNALKGVGFFLGGVLLATLGFAGAMWAMAGVLLVVWIASLISLKSDLGKAKNKPKFGEIFSSSRAVNILSAARLFLFGARDVWFVVALPVFMATTLGWVDWAVGTFFACWVIGYGIVQSLAPYLTGKKSGKVPDGRAAMLWAIPLAVLTAGIAIGVNLDNGLEAILIGGLLLFGVLFAINSSLHSYLIVSYAKEDGASLDVGFYYMANAIGRLIGTVLSGWVYQTAGLAACLWISAAFIALAALISLGLPRHATV; encoded by the coding sequence ATGCTTTCCAGCCTTTCACCGGCTATTCGCCAATACCTGATCATCACCGGCAACTACTGGACGTTTACGTTAACCGATGGCGCTTTGCGGATGCTGGTGGTGCTGCATTTTCATCAACTCGGCTTTTCGCCACTCAATATTGCGCTGCTGTTTTTGTTTTACGAGCTATTTGGCGTGGTGACTAATCTCGTCGGTGGCTGGTTGGGCGCGCGGATTGGTCTGAATAAGACAATGAATATCGGCCTTGGCTTGCAAGTGATTGCGCTGCTGGCGTTGACGGTGCCGACTGCAATGCTCACTGTGCCGTGGGTGATGGCGGCGCAGGCATTGTCGGGCATTGCGAAAGACCTCAATAAAATGAGTGCCAAAAGCAGCATCAAGACGCTGGTTCCCGCTGGCGCGGAAGGGAAACTCTTTCAATGGGTGGCGGTGCTCACTGGCTCGAAAAATGCGCTGAAAGGCGTTGGGTTTTTCTTGGGCGGCGTGTTGCTGGCGACTTTAGGTTTTGCGGGCGCAATGTGGGCGATGGCGGGGGTGTTGCTTGTGGTGTGGATTGCCAGCTTGATTAGCCTGAAGTCGGACTTGGGCAAGGCAAAAAACAAGCCTAAATTTGGTGAGATTTTCTCCAGCAGTCGCGCGGTGAATATTCTATCCGCAGCGCGGTTGTTCTTGTTTGGCGCGCGCGATGTGTGGTTTGTGGTGGCGCTGCCGGTGTTTATGGCGACGACTTTGGGCTGGGTCGATTGGGCGGTGGGGACGTTTTTTGCTTGCTGGGTGATTGGTTACGGAATCGTGCAATCGCTTGCGCCCTATTTAACGGGCAAAAAATCAGGCAAAGTCCCCGATGGACGCGCCGCGATGTTGTGGGCAATTCCGCTTGCCGTATTAACCGCAGGTATTGCTATAGGGGTTAATCTAGATAATGGCTTAGAGGCGATACTGATTGGTGGGTTGTTGCTATTTGGTGTGCTGTTTGCGATTAATTCCTCATTACACAGCTATTTGATCGTCAGTTACGCCAAGGAAGACGGCGCATCACTTGATGTTGGTTTTTATTATATGGCCAACGCAATAGGGCGGCTGATTGGTACGGTATTGTCCGGCTGGGTCTACCAAACGGCGGGTTTGGCGGCCTGTTTGTGGATATCGGCGGCTTTTATTGCCTTAGCTGCGCTAATTTCATTGGGTTTACCTCGGCATGCAACAGTTTAA